One window from the genome of Desulforamulus ruminis DSM 2154 encodes:
- a CDS encoding TetR/AcrR family transcriptional regulator: MKEKIIQSAASQIMKFGFRKFTVDDIASDLGISKKTIYKFFESKKEIISTVVDSYIEKEKEDTLLALKADGNWIDKFKEMICCESAHEKAPPWLVEELQQFFPEEWAKADALDRFKMEQLQILLTQGVEKGVVRGDIHPAIIGMALGCAINGLFDFKFLRQHDLTFNQAMQGVKEIFLQGILENKPVQRGNMDL; encoded by the coding sequence TTGAAAGAAAAAATTATTCAATCGGCTGCATCTCAGATTATGAAATTTGGCTTTAGAAAGTTCACCGTGGACGACATAGCCAGTGATCTGGGGATTAGTAAAAAAACCATTTATAAATTTTTTGAGAGTAAAAAAGAGATTATCAGCACGGTTGTGGATAGCTACATCGAGAAAGAAAAAGAGGATACCCTTTTGGCTTTAAAGGCCGACGGAAATTGGATTGATAAATTTAAAGAGATGATCTGCTGTGAAAGCGCCCATGAAAAAGCCCCGCCATGGCTAGTGGAGGAACTTCAGCAGTTTTTCCCGGAGGAATGGGCTAAGGCTGATGCGCTGGATCGGTTTAAAATGGAACAGCTTCAAATTCTGTTGACCCAGGGGGTTGAAAAGGGGGTTGTGAGAGGGGACATTCACCCGGCGATCATTGGAATGGCTTTAGGCTGTGCCATCAATGGTTTATTTGACTTTAAATTTTTAAGACAACATGATTTGACCTTTAATCAGGCCATGCAAGGAGTTAAAGAGATTTTTTTACAGGGTATTCTAGAAAATAAACCGGTGCAAAGGGGTAACATGGATTTATGA
- a CDS encoding NAD-dependent malic enzyme: MVMSLNVTIKLKLANRPGALARVLDVIAREGGSLGAIELVSASPSHTVRKLMIRLHQKGDLEGLTRALKELPDVQIIQIADRVFTWHMGGKIEVAPKRPVQNWEDLSLVYTPGVAVISETIAREPDMAYKLTMKGNTVAIVTDGSAILGLGNLGPTAALPVMEGKALLFKQFSGVDALPICLDVHEPQQIIDAVVAIAPAFGGINLEDIAAPKCFEIEERLAHLLDIPVFHDDQHGTAIVTLAGLLNALKVVRKSISEIKLVLSGAGAAGVAIAKILKNAGVRHMIVCDRKGAIGRGAQPQNPFKAWIAENTNEDNLQGSLKEVIAGADVFIGVSAPGLLQREDIQRMNKQPVVFALANPDPEIQPEEIYDIAGVIATGRSDYPNQINNALAFPGVFRGTLNCHARSINDEMCLAAANALAGMVTEELLNPEHIIPSVFNEEVAPVVARAVEETAGRTGVARKILSGENQEKYSF; encoded by the coding sequence ATGGTTATGTCCCTGAATGTTACCATTAAGTTAAAATTAGCCAACCGTCCCGGAGCCCTGGCCCGCGTACTGGATGTTATTGCCCGGGAGGGCGGAAGTCTGGGAGCCATTGAATTGGTCTCCGCTTCCCCGTCTCATACGGTCAGGAAGTTAATGATCCGCCTGCACCAAAAAGGGGACCTGGAAGGTCTGACCCGGGCTTTAAAAGAACTGCCGGATGTCCAGATCATCCAAATCGCCGACAGGGTATTTACCTGGCACATGGGAGGAAAAATTGAAGTGGCCCCCAAAAGGCCTGTGCAGAACTGGGAGGACCTGTCCCTGGTTTATACTCCGGGGGTGGCGGTCATTTCCGAAACCATTGCCCGGGAACCGGATATGGCTTACAAATTAACTATGAAGGGAAACACCGTGGCCATTGTAACCGACGGTTCAGCCATCCTTGGCTTGGGAAACCTGGGTCCCACTGCGGCCCTGCCGGTGATGGAGGGCAAAGCCCTTTTATTTAAACAATTTTCCGGGGTGGATGCCCTGCCCATCTGCCTGGATGTTCACGAGCCTCAGCAGATTATTGATGCGGTGGTAGCCATTGCTCCCGCCTTTGGCGGTATTAATCTGGAGGACATTGCCGCCCCCAAGTGCTTTGAGATTGAAGAAAGACTAGCGCACCTGCTAGACATTCCGGTCTTTCATGACGACCAGCATGGAACGGCCATCGTAACCCTGGCCGGTTTACTCAATGCCCTAAAAGTGGTGAGGAAATCCATTTCGGAAATCAAGCTGGTATTGAGCGGCGCCGGGGCTGCCGGGGTGGCCATTGCCAAAATCCTGAAAAATGCCGGTGTCCGGCATATGATTGTCTGCGACCGTAAAGGCGCCATTGGTAGAGGTGCCCAGCCCCAAAATCCCTTTAAAGCATGGATTGCTGAAAACACCAATGAGGATAACCTGCAGGGCAGTTTAAAGGAAGTCATTGCCGGGGCCGATGTCTTTATAGGCGTATCGGCACCCGGGCTGCTGCAACGGGAAGATATCCAAAGGATGAATAAACAGCCGGTGGTTTTCGCTCTGGCCAACCCGGACCCGGAGATTCAACCGGAGGAAATTTACGACATCGCCGGGGTCATCGCCACCGGCCGGTCCGACTATCCCAATCAAATCAACAATGCCCTGGCCTTTCCGGGCGTCTTCCGGGGCACCCTCAATTGTCACGCCCGAAGCATTAACGATGAGATGTGTCTGGCCGCAGCAAACGCCCTGGCCGGCATGGTCACCGAAGAATTGTTGAACCCCGAGCATATTATTCCTTCGGTTTTTAATGAAGAGGTGGCTCCGGTGGTAGCCCGGGCGGTGGAAGAAACGGCTGGACGTACCGGAGTCGCCCGGAAGATTTTATCCGGGGAAAATCAGGAGAAATACTCCTTTTAA
- a CDS encoding UxaA family hydrolase, translating to MIKFLVHDLADMVGVAVADIKAGEAVTGKVQDSDKTIEIQSISDIPLGHKIALKDIAAGERVIKYHVPIGKTVQAIKKGEHVHTHNLKTERW from the coding sequence TTGATTAAGTTTCTAGTACACGACCTGGCAGACATGGTTGGTGTAGCCGTAGCCGACATTAAAGCCGGCGAAGCGGTCACCGGGAAAGTTCAGGACTCGGACAAGACCATTGAGATTCAGTCCATCAGTGATATTCCCCTGGGCCACAAAATCGCCCTGAAAGATATCGCTGCCGGTGAAAGGGTAATCAAGTATCACGTGCCCATCGGTAAAACCGTACAGGCCATTAAAAAGGGTGAGCATGTGCACACCCATAATTTAAAAACGGAAAGGTGGTAA
- a CDS encoding dicarboxylate/amino acid:cation symporter: MNKVKKLLSTLYVQVIIAIVLGVLLGHFYPELGVGAKPLGDMFIKLIKMVITPIVFVTVVLGIAGVGDLKKVGQLGIKTLVYFEVISTIALLIGLVVVNVLQPGAGMNVDVASLKGAADSIVTTAKPAEHTPGLMGFILDLIPSNVVDSFAKGNILQVLVFAILFAFAMSGLGEHGQRMHTFLHDISDILFKIVGFVMKVAPIGAFGAIGFTTGKYGIESLWSLGKLMGGFYLTCILFVVFVLGAVTVWSRVSLWKLIKYFKEELLITLGTATTEAVMPRLLVKLEKLGCSKSVTGLVIPTGYSFNLDGAAIYFTMAAVFIAQATNTPIDISHQLMLLAVLMVTSKGGAGVVGSAFVVLGATLASMGTIPVEGMALILGIDRFMNEARALTNMVGNTVATIAVSKWQGEFDLEKYHQAIADMEAGKIDEGIPA; this comes from the coding sequence ATGAATAAAGTAAAAAAACTGCTCAGCACTTTATATGTACAAGTTATCATTGCCATTGTTCTTGGTGTTTTGCTGGGCCATTTTTATCCTGAGCTGGGTGTAGGCGCGAAACCCCTTGGAGACATGTTTATTAAACTGATTAAGATGGTGATTACACCCATTGTCTTTGTAACGGTTGTGTTAGGAATTGCCGGCGTGGGCGACTTGAAAAAAGTAGGCCAACTGGGTATAAAAACACTGGTATATTTCGAGGTTATATCCACCATTGCCCTGCTCATTGGTTTAGTTGTAGTGAACGTGCTCCAACCTGGTGCTGGTATGAACGTAGATGTGGCCAGCCTGAAAGGTGCGGCAGACTCCATTGTAACCACCGCTAAACCTGCGGAACACACCCCCGGCCTCATGGGATTCATTCTGGATCTTATTCCTTCTAATGTTGTTGACTCCTTTGCCAAAGGCAATATTCTTCAAGTTCTGGTGTTTGCTATTTTGTTTGCTTTTGCCATGTCCGGCCTTGGTGAACATGGGCAAAGAATGCACACCTTCCTTCACGATATCTCTGATATTTTATTCAAAATTGTTGGCTTTGTTATGAAGGTCGCTCCCATTGGCGCCTTTGGCGCCATCGGTTTTACCACCGGTAAGTACGGAATCGAATCATTATGGTCCCTTGGTAAATTAATGGGCGGCTTTTATCTTACCTGTATTTTATTCGTCGTATTCGTTCTAGGTGCCGTTACTGTATGGTCCCGTGTCAGCCTATGGAAGCTAATCAAATACTTTAAAGAAGAACTTCTTATCACTCTGGGGACCGCCACCACAGAAGCTGTAATGCCCCGTTTGCTGGTAAAACTGGAGAAGCTGGGCTGCTCTAAATCCGTAACCGGTCTGGTTATTCCCACCGGATACTCCTTTAACCTGGACGGTGCAGCCATTTATTTCACCATGGCAGCGGTATTTATCGCCCAGGCTACCAACACCCCTATTGATATAAGCCATCAACTGATGCTTCTGGCAGTATTAATGGTAACCTCCAAAGGCGGAGCCGGCGTGGTGGGCAGTGCCTTCGTAGTATTAGGTGCCACTCTTGCCAGCATGGGTACCATCCCCGTAGAAGGCATGGCTCTCATTCTAGGTATTGACCGGTTTATGAACGAAGCCCGGGCCTTAACCAACATGGTTGGTAACACCGTTGCCACCATTGCCGTTTCCAAATGGCAGGGAGAGTTTGATTTAGAAAAATATCATCAAGCCATTGCCGATATGGAAGCCGGAAAAATTGATGAAGGTATTCCTGCATAA
- a CDS encoding UxaA family hydrolase codes for MSIPTFYGYRRENGAVGCRNHVIILPVDDISNAACEAVAKHVQGTMALPHPYGRLQFGEDLELHFRTLIGTGCNPNVAAVVVIGIEPNWTNLIVEGIAKTGKPVAGFSIERNGDFKTVEQASWKAKEFVQYATGLQRVECSIDELTISTKCGESDTTSGLAANPSIGRLYDRLDPMGLTLFFGETSEVTGGEHLVAERCATPEIREEFMKTWTAYNQFILDQGVDLCGTQPTQGNIAGGLTTIEEKALGNIQKIGKVAKVQGVLAPAEAPTKKGLHFMDTSSAAAECLTLMAAAGAVCHFFPTGQGNIVGNPILPVIKVSANPITVSTMSEHIDVDLSGILRGEMDLDGAADALMDIMIRTLNGRMTNAETLGHKEFVLTKLYRSA; via the coding sequence ATGTCTATCCCCACTTTTTATGGCTATCGCCGGGAGAACGGCGCCGTCGGCTGCCGCAATCACGTCATTATTTTACCTGTGGACGATATTTCCAACGCTGCTTGTGAAGCGGTGGCCAAGCATGTCCAGGGCACCATGGCCCTGCCCCATCCCTACGGCCGTCTGCAGTTTGGTGAAGATTTGGAACTGCATTTCCGTACTTTGATCGGCACCGGCTGCAACCCCAACGTAGCGGCGGTCGTGGTCATCGGCATTGAACCCAACTGGACCAATCTGATTGTGGAAGGCATTGCTAAGACCGGCAAGCCGGTGGCGGGCTTCTCCATTGAGCGCAACGGGGATTTTAAAACCGTGGAGCAGGCTTCCTGGAAAGCCAAGGAATTCGTTCAGTATGCCACCGGACTGCAAAGAGTAGAATGCAGCATTGATGAGTTAACCATTTCCACCAAGTGCGGTGAGTCGGATACCACTTCCGGCCTGGCCGCCAATCCCTCCATCGGCCGTTTATACGACCGTTTGGATCCCATGGGCCTGACCTTGTTCTTCGGGGAAACTTCTGAAGTGACCGGCGGGGAGCATCTGGTCGCGGAGCGTTGCGCGACGCCGGAAATCAGGGAAGAGTTCATGAAGACCTGGACGGCTTACAACCAGTTCATTTTGGACCAGGGTGTGGATCTGTGCGGTACTCAGCCCACCCAGGGGAACATTGCCGGGGGTTTGACCACCATTGAGGAAAAAGCCCTGGGCAACATTCAGAAGATCGGTAAAGTGGCGAAAGTACAGGGTGTGCTGGCTCCGGCGGAAGCGCCCACGAAGAAAGGGCTGCACTTTATGGATACCTCCTCGGCAGCAGCGGAGTGCTTAACCCTGATGGCCGCCGCGGGAGCGGTATGCCACTTCTTCCCCACCGGCCAGGGGAACATTGTAGGGAACCCCATTCTGCCGGTGATTAAGGTATCGGCGAACCCCATTACGGTATCTACCATGTCGGAGCACATTGACGTAGATCTGAGCGGCATTCTGCGGGGCGAGATGGATCTGGACGGAGCGGCGGATGCGCTGATGGACATCATGATCCGCACTTTGAACGGCCGGATGACCAATGCGGAAACCCTGGGTCATAAGGAGTTTGTTTTGACCAAGTTGTATCGTTCCGCTTAA
- a CDS encoding efflux RND transporter periplasmic adaptor subunit, producing MKNKWKLWLVPVAVILAVGIVKGGSLWGKDQKPQSPVVTTVAVKEVTKVKSENALELTGSIEAFNEAIISAKVSGRVSQVAVENGDQAVPGQPLVLLESEDFIHALTSSQAALKKAETGLATARLNYQRFEELHKEGAVSQKEFEDVEAALKMAEADASSAAAAVATAEEALRNATITSSLGGLVANRDVTTGQVVVPGTVLMAVEDISSVYAVTHIEQKDLALMKKGLKAEIKVDSYADRNFDGVVEVINPVASKGARVFETKIKVDNKDHLLKPGMFAKVKVKTGEAVDVLTVPQAALTTKQGMYFVFVPDGDKVKRLQVEIGRVIDQSVEIKSGLSEGQKVVTTNVNKLKDQDRIKIAK from the coding sequence ATGAAAAACAAATGGAAGTTATGGCTGGTACCCGTGGCGGTCATTTTAGCCGTTGGTATCGTCAAGGGAGGAAGTCTCTGGGGTAAAGATCAAAAGCCCCAAAGTCCGGTGGTAACAACGGTGGCGGTAAAGGAAGTGACCAAGGTAAAAAGTGAAAATGCTTTGGAACTGACCGGCAGTATTGAAGCTTTTAACGAAGCCATTATCAGTGCCAAGGTGTCCGGACGGGTAAGTCAGGTGGCGGTGGAAAACGGTGATCAAGCAGTTCCGGGTCAGCCGCTGGTGCTGCTGGAAAGTGAAGATTTTATTCATGCCTTAACTTCCAGCCAGGCTGCCTTAAAGAAAGCGGAGACCGGGTTGGCTACGGCCCGATTGAACTATCAGCGTTTTGAGGAGTTACATAAAGAAGGTGCGGTTTCCCAGAAAGAGTTTGAAGATGTGGAAGCGGCTTTAAAAATGGCCGAAGCGGATGCCAGTTCTGCCGCAGCTGCCGTGGCCACTGCCGAGGAGGCATTGCGCAATGCCACTATCACTTCCTCCCTGGGCGGGCTGGTGGCCAACCGCGACGTTACCACAGGCCAGGTGGTGGTTCCTGGAACCGTCCTGATGGCGGTGGAGGATATCTCATCCGTTTATGCGGTGACTCATATTGAGCAGAAGGACCTGGCTCTGATGAAAAAGGGATTAAAAGCCGAGATTAAGGTGGACAGTTATGCCGACCGGAACTTTGACGGTGTGGTAGAAGTGATAAACCCGGTGGCCAGTAAAGGAGCCAGGGTTTTTGAAACCAAGATAAAAGTGGATAACAAGGACCATTTATTGAAACCAGGCATGTTTGCCAAAGTTAAAGTAAAGACCGGAGAGGCGGTGGATGTCCTGACGGTGCCCCAGGCAGCTCTGACAACCAAGCAGGGGATGTATTTTGTCTTTGTTCCCGATGGAGATAAGGTGAAACGCCTGCAGGTTGAAATCGGCAGGGTCATTGATCAATCAGTTGAAATCAAAAGCGGTTTATCCGAAGGGCAAAAAGTAGTGACAACCAATGTCAACAAATTAAAGGATCAGGATCGCATTAAGATCGCCAAGTAA
- a CDS encoding efflux RND transporter permease subunit has protein sequence MFLTNLSLKRPVFATVTILALLAVGIISYIDLNINDYPEVEFPYVAVTVVQPGASPEQVETKIVHKLEEAVGQISGVKHIYASASEGIAMVFAEFSLETSPEVAAQDVRDKIGTIRGDLPQDIEEPIIARYDPSSQPIVSLAVTGDLSMREMTTLVEDLVKRRIEVVNGVGSISIYGDVKREIQINLDKDKLAAYGLTTAEVLNSLRSENMEVPGGKVGSGGREMTIRTVGNIERVEDFANLPVARRDGVQLYVKDIATVVDGVEEQDSISRYQGKPAIGLDIIKQSGANTVEVGEEIKKVLEELKKELPPGVHLELVRDNSRYIRDSVNDVRNTLIEGSILAVLTVFIFLRDWRSTLISALAIPSSIIATFFAMKLLGFTLNFMSLMSLSLAVGLLIDDAIVVIENIVRHLRMGKTPFEAAKDGTTEIGLAVTSTTLTVVAVFLPVGMMTGIVGQFFKQFGITVVCSVLVSLFVAFTLVPMLSSKYLKDEERLPWGPLGKFMKWFNRGFDNITVKYAGFLKIVLKNRLKVLGVAALLFIGSLALIPFLGSTFMPGGDYAELYVTADLDAGLNIQSTGKTTEEVEKILRGYPEVTQVYSTIQTDKANIFVKLVDKHQRDMSIDELATNMRKKLSRVTGAQVVVNQQSGMTEGAAVQFRLLGDDLDQLQIYAEQAQKIMESIPGAVDVSRSYKPGKPEGQVQIKPDMAADLGISTAVAADTLHTLFNGVVVSQFEDGEERFDVRVRLQEENRRSLADLSNIYLPSSHDDSMVPLSQVTETVFATSPSQISRFDRTKEIVLSCNLEGTSLGEFNKVFMERIDQEMKMAQGYDFFEGGDAEMMGETFTVMILALITAVLFIFFILAAQFESYIDPFSIMLSLPMAVVGAILGLLLFNSDLSIMSMIGIIMLMGLVTKNAILLIDFTKQERGRGVERNEALCKAALTRLRPIIMTSTAMILGMTPLALALGPGAEGRAPMAHAIIGGLITSTLLTLVVVPVIYSLLDDFKQKSHKIKERVFSRSSDSKVTEETVKSI, from the coding sequence ATGTTTCTTACAAACCTCAGTTTAAAGAGGCCGGTTTTTGCAACGGTCACGATCCTGGCCCTTTTAGCCGTGGGAATTATCAGCTATATTGACTTGAATATCAATGACTATCCGGAAGTGGAATTCCCCTATGTGGCCGTTACCGTGGTACAGCCGGGAGCTTCGCCGGAGCAGGTTGAAACAAAAATTGTTCATAAATTGGAAGAGGCTGTGGGCCAGATTTCCGGGGTAAAACACATTTATGCCAGCGCCAGTGAGGGTATAGCTATGGTTTTTGCCGAGTTTTCCCTGGAGACATCGCCGGAAGTGGCGGCCCAGGATGTCCGGGATAAAATTGGCACCATCCGGGGAGATTTGCCCCAGGATATTGAAGAACCCATTATCGCCCGGTATGACCCTTCCTCTCAGCCCATCGTATCCCTGGCCGTTACCGGAGATCTCTCCATGCGGGAGATGACAACCTTAGTGGAAGATCTGGTGAAAAGACGAATTGAAGTGGTTAACGGCGTGGGCTCCATTAGTATTTACGGGGATGTCAAAAGAGAAATACAAATTAACCTGGATAAAGACAAACTGGCGGCCTACGGGTTGACCACTGCCGAGGTGCTGAACAGTCTGCGCAGTGAAAACATGGAGGTGCCTGGCGGCAAAGTGGGCAGTGGCGGCCGGGAAATGACCATCCGGACGGTGGGAAATATCGAACGGGTGGAGGACTTTGCCAATCTGCCGGTAGCCCGGCGTGATGGTGTTCAACTCTACGTCAAAGATATTGCCACCGTAGTAGACGGTGTGGAGGAACAGGACAGTATTTCCCGCTACCAGGGTAAACCGGCCATCGGTCTGGATATTATCAAACAATCCGGAGCCAATACGGTGGAAGTGGGAGAGGAAATTAAGAAAGTCCTGGAGGAATTAAAGAAGGAATTGCCTCCGGGAGTTCATCTGGAGCTGGTCAGAGATAATTCCAGATACATTCGGGATTCGGTGAATGATGTGAGAAATACGCTGATTGAAGGAAGTATACTGGCGGTATTAACGGTATTTATCTTCCTCCGGGATTGGCGCAGCACATTAATCAGCGCCCTGGCCATTCCCAGTTCCATCATTGCCACTTTCTTTGCTATGAAGCTGCTGGGCTTTACCTTAAATTTTATGTCACTGATGTCTCTTTCCCTGGCAGTGGGGCTGTTGATTGACGATGCCATCGTAGTTATTGAGAATATTGTACGCCATTTGCGAATGGGTAAAACCCCCTTTGAGGCAGCCAAAGACGGTACAACGGAAATTGGTCTGGCGGTAACCTCCACCACCTTGACTGTTGTGGCCGTGTTTTTGCCGGTGGGGATGATGACCGGTATTGTAGGCCAATTTTTCAAGCAGTTTGGTATTACGGTTGTCTGCAGTGTTCTGGTATCCCTCTTTGTAGCCTTTACCCTGGTTCCCATGCTTTCATCAAAATACTTGAAGGATGAAGAGCGCCTGCCCTGGGGGCCATTGGGCAAATTTATGAAGTGGTTTAACCGGGGATTTGATAATATAACGGTAAAATACGCCGGGTTCTTAAAAATAGTCCTAAAAAATCGGCTTAAAGTTCTTGGGGTGGCTGCCTTGTTGTTTATTGGCAGTTTAGCGCTGATTCCCTTTTTGGGTTCCACCTTTATGCCCGGTGGAGATTATGCCGAATTATATGTGACAGCGGACCTGGATGCCGGTTTAAATATTCAATCGACCGGCAAGACCACAGAAGAAGTGGAAAAAATCTTAAGAGGATACCCGGAAGTGACGCAGGTTTATTCTACCATTCAAACGGATAAGGCCAATATCTTTGTGAAGCTGGTGGATAAGCACCAGCGGGATATGAGCATTGATGAACTGGCCACAAATATGAGAAAGAAATTAAGCCGGGTTACGGGGGCGCAGGTTGTTGTTAACCAGCAATCCGGGATGACGGAAGGGGCGGCGGTGCAATTCAGACTACTGGGCGACGATCTGGATCAACTGCAGATCTATGCGGAACAGGCTCAGAAGATTATGGAGAGTATTCCCGGGGCAGTAGACGTATCCCGGAGCTACAAGCCGGGTAAACCCGAGGGTCAGGTACAAATTAAACCGGATATGGCCGCAGACCTTGGCATCAGCACGGCAGTGGCTGCCGATACCCTCCATACTCTGTTTAATGGGGTGGTGGTCAGCCAATTTGAGGACGGGGAGGAGCGTTTTGACGTTCGGGTGCGCTTGCAGGAAGAAAATCGCCGGAGTCTGGCGGATTTGAGCAACATTTATCTGCCCAGCAGCCACGACGACTCCATGGTTCCCTTGAGTCAGGTGACGGAAACGGTTTTTGCCACTTCTCCAAGCCAAATCAGCCGTTTTGACCGTACCAAGGAAATTGTTTTATCCTGCAACCTGGAGGGGACTTCTTTAGGCGAATTTAATAAAGTCTTTATGGAGCGAATCGATCAGGAAATGAAAATGGCCCAAGGTTACGACTTCTTTGAGGGCGGTGATGCGGAAATGATGGGTGAAACCTTTACTGTGATGATCCTGGCCCTTATTACCGCCGTGCTATTTATCTTTTTTATTCTGGCAGCCCAATTTGAAAGTTATATTGATCCCTTTTCCATCATGCTGTCCCTGCCCATGGCCGTAGTAGGGGCCATTCTAGGGCTGCTCCTTTTTAACAGTGATCTAAGCATCATGTCTATGATCGGCATTATCATGTTAATGGGTCTGGTTACCAAGAACGCTATTCTGTTGATTGACTTTACCAAGCAGGAACGGGGCAGAGGTGTGGAACGGAACGAAGCCTTGTGTAAAGCTGCATTAACACGCTTACGTCCGATTATCATGACCTCCACCGCCATGATTCTTGGCATGACGCCTTTGGCACTGGCCCTGGGTCCCGGTGCCGAAGGGCGGGCGCCTATGGCTCATGCCATTATTGGCGGGCTGATTACTTCCACCCTATTGACTCTGGTAGTGGTACCCGTTATTTATAGCCTGCTGGATGACTTCAAGCAAAAGAGTCATAAAATAAAGGAACGAGTTTTCTCGCGGTCATCGGATAGCAAGGTTACGGAAGAGACTGTTAAATCCATTTAA
- a CDS encoding D-alanyl-D-alanine carboxypeptidase family protein — protein sequence MAVKNDVFMMVEELPAVTEVGSFNPGQELSLSAASAVVMDADTGQVLYAKNCHQPKPIASTTKIMTALVAIECASLKSIATISPHAAGTEGSSIYLKAGEKLVLEELLFGALLHSGNDACVAIAEHVAGREEVFVNFMNYKAYRLGAKNTHFCNTNGLPNDQHFSSAFDLALITCNALKNPVFNRMVATKTHSITGPEGKRFLSNTNKMLWSYQGANGVKTGTTDAAGKCLVSSATRDGRRLIAVVLHSEDRWGESIRLLNYGFERFQNRTVAVQGEAFSTIGIKEGEKRTVPVSVAQNIVVALPVDKEEKVERIIMMEPELRAPVRPGQAVGKLQVLVEGEMVGQADLITMEGTPKLPAYQMMWHKIWNKI from the coding sequence ATGGCAGTCAAAAATGATGTTTTCATGATGGTTGAAGAGCTTCCTGCCGTTACCGAGGTGGGAAGCTTTAACCCAGGCCAAGAGCTTAGCTTATCCGCAGCATCCGCCGTGGTGATGGATGCTGACACCGGGCAGGTGCTGTATGCCAAAAATTGCCACCAGCCTAAGCCCATTGCCAGCACGACCAAAATTATGACCGCCTTGGTAGCCATTGAGTGCGCCAGTCTAAAAAGTATTGCCACCATCAGTCCCCATGCCGCCGGTACCGAAGGAAGCAGTATTTATTTAAAGGCCGGAGAAAAATTGGTGCTGGAGGAACTTCTATTTGGGGCGCTTTTGCATTCCGGAAATGATGCCTGCGTTGCCATTGCTGAACACGTGGCTGGCAGAGAGGAAGTTTTCGTTAACTTTATGAATTATAAGGCTTACCGCTTGGGCGCTAAAAATACTCACTTTTGTAATACCAATGGACTGCCCAATGACCAGCATTTCTCATCCGCCTTCGATTTGGCCTTAATAACCTGTAATGCCCTGAAAAACCCGGTTTTCAACAGGATGGTGGCCACCAAAACCCATTCCATTACGGGGCCTGAAGGAAAACGGTTTTTAAGCAATACCAATAAAATGCTCTGGAGCTACCAAGGGGCCAATGGAGTAAAGACCGGGACGACCGACGCCGCCGGCAAATGCTTGGTTTCTTCCGCCACCCGGGACGGACGCCGTTTGATCGCCGTGGTGCTGCACAGTGAGGACCGTTGGGGGGAATCCATCCGATTGCTGAATTATGGCTTTGAAAGGTTCCAGAACCGGACCGTAGCGGTACAGGGAGAGGCTTTTTCGACCATTGGCATTAAAGAGGGAGAGAAGAGAACCGTGCCGGTAAGCGTAGCGCAGAATATTGTGGTTGCTTTACCCGTAGACAAAGAAGAAAAGGTTGAAAGAATTATTATGATGGAACCGGAACTCCGTGCTCCGGTTCGGCCCGGACAGGCGGTTGGCAAGCTGCAAGTATTGGTGGAGGGCGAAATGGTGGGTCAGGCCGATTTAATTACCATGGAGGGAACCCCTAAGCTGCCCGCTTACCAAATGATGTGGCATAAAATTTGGAATAAGATATAA